A segment of the Pseudomonadota bacterium genome:
CCGGCGAGAAGCCGGGATGGTCCTTGATCGTGTCGACATCGATCGCCCAGCGGTCCATGGCCAGCCCGCGCTGTTTCATGGCGTCATGCATGAAATCCTGGGCCGTGTGCTCCTGGCCACGCTGGGAGGGGAAGCGCACGAGTTCCTGCAGAAACGCAACCTGATCGTCGAACAGGTTATCGACCGCCTGGGTGATGGCGTGGGCAAGGGTGGAATCGGTCATGGGTCCTCTGGATAGGGCGGCGCAGGCGGTCCCGGCCACTATAGCCTGCCCGCCCGCTGCCCGCACAGGGCCCCGCGCGGGGTGTGATCCAGCCCCCTTGATTTCGCGCGGTCGAACCTATATGTCACGCTTTCTTCTGCCGCCAGGCCGACCCACAGCGTCCCCTTCGTCTAGCGGTTAGGACACCACCCTTTCACGGTGGAGACAGGGGTTCGATTCCCCTAGGGGATGCCATCTTTATCTGGTGAGGTGAGCAGGTCTAGTGGAGCCTGCAGGAAACTCTGACAGCAAGCTCCTGGCGCTCGATTGCTCGATCAACACTCTCTGCTAACGCTAAAGTCGGATTTGCGAGATTGATTGACCTGGTTGAGGCTAAGTGATGGTATTCAACTAGGTCTGCATCATAGAGAGTATTGATTACTACGATGGACAAGGTGGATCTTGTAAGTGCCTCTGCTCGGGCCGGTGCGATTTTCGAGGAGCCGTTTCTCGGTTGGTCGCCAGCAATTCCGACACGTTTCTTCAAAGCGCTTTACACTACTTTAAACGACGAAGTGTCCATTCAACCGACTGACCTAGTAGGTACATCCGGAAATTCCCTAGGCGACTATAGTGCGACACTCAAAATCTATGGCGGAAGCGATACAATTACGCTCCGTCCAAATGGCGTATTGGTCGACTTTCCAACCATAACGCCTGACCGAATCAACTTTGCCGACGACATAATGCTGAAAGCCTACAACGGCTTTCTGGGAGAGTTTGCGGAGGTCAAAGTTACTTCAGTTGAGGCAAACTCTAGCTGGCATTTAAGACTGGGTGATGGAGATCAGCTTTCGCGCATACTCGACTTAGGTACACATCCCGACCTTAGAGTTAAGTCAGAAGCTTATTCTGGTCATACCCTGCAACCTGCTATTCGATTCAGCCTGGTTGACGATAATGGTGTGTGGAGTGCGAGAGCTACCATCGAGAGATCTGTGCTAACCGACGCTAACCTATTCATTTTAAGGGAATTTGCGCTTCACGACACATCTGAATTTGGAGTGCCAGAAGAGCAGTTTGAATTAGTCAGGAGAATCGACAATATGATACTAGGTAAAATCGGCCTAAACTTAGAGAATTCTGTTAAGAGTCATGAGTAACATTTCTGCTTCGAAGTTGGCTCCAAGAGTTGGTGCAAACAGCCTGAGGCTCAACCCGGGGATGTCCAACTCACTCGGCCATCAAGCGTCAAACCGGTTTGTCGAAGTCAGAACCGCTGGCTCCGTGCGCGGGGCAGATTCGCGTTTCATTTACAAGGTATCGAGCAAAAACGTTCGGACGAAGCTTGAAGACGTGGAGTTTCGACTGGCAGAACTTGAGCGAGCCTCACTTAAGCCCGGTTCTGTTTTTGCTGATCAGGTCTTCATTGCTCACAGTAAGAATAATACCTGGGGATCTGGACGTCGCCAAAAGTCAACCGGGATTGTGGAGGCATTTTGCAAGATTTGCCAGAGATGGCAGCTCGATTTGATGTCGATGATCATGTTGTTGCACCTTGAAAATGTACCGGATCTTGCATCCAGGATACTGAGCGGTGAACAGTCGGTTTTGCCGGGCGATGTAGAAGATAGGATGACATATGTAGTCGCAATTAGCCTGGGTTTAGGAGCAGTCTTTGATGATGATGCTGCTGCAGAGCTGGATTGGCTAACGTCACCGCGCGAAGAGCTGCGAGGAGAAACTGCTCTCTCCTACATGCTTGAAGGCACTTTCCTCAACATCTTACACGTAAACGATTTTGTCGAAGAATTGCGCGGACTGAAGTAATTGCTGAGTCGACTAGGGGTACAGCATGAGGATCTTCAGGTAGTTCGGTTGTCTGCGTTCTCAGAATCCGTGGTTCGCTCGCTTGTTGAGCGAGGAGTAAGCCCTGATGGTATTGGCGATGTCCGGGCTAGACTGAGCAAGATTGGTTACGTTGAGAACTTTGACCAACTGATCGACAAGGTCTTTGATCAAAGCAAAAATCCTCGATACACGACACCGTTTCGCAAATCGCGATTTACTGATGGAAGTAAAGCAGTCTTCTACTCGGCGTTGGATGACGAAACGTCTATCGCGGAGATCAGGTTTCACCTTTCGAAAGATCAGTCGTTCGTTAATCCAACAGGATCTGTGTCAGCTCCACGCTACTATTGGCTATGCGAAGCTGACTTTTCTGGTCGTACGATGGATCTCTTCCAGATCTGGGCAGGATGTCCTGAGCTGACAAGTCAGGATGAGAGTGGCTACTCCAAGTGTAAGGACATTGCAGAGGAAGCGAGGGGTAGGAGAATAGATGCATTCCGGACCCCGTCGGCTAGACGCAAAGAAGGGGTGTGTACACCTGTGTTCAATCGTGAGGCACTATCTCGTAGCGTTCGACCGAAGAGACAAGGCAAGTTCGTTGTTCGTGCAGGGCAAATCAGATTTGAAGACATCTAGATCCCGTGAATCTTTGGTTGTGTTCAGGTGATGGGACCACAGATGTTCTCCGACTGGTAGCCGCGAGCGCCCGGAAGCCGTACACTGGGTCCGGGGATAGACATTTGAGTGTTGATGTCGATGGAAGTTCCGAGGCGATCGCAGCCCCTCGGTGTCCGGGCATTTGTTGGCGTGTGCGGTGCGGGTGCAAGCCTACGCGATGACCTGAATACCGTCTGTGGCAGGCCCACGACACGTTTGCGTGTCGGGCCGGCGTCTCTCGCCTTCATCGGGCGCGACAACGGCGCTCTCACCTTCGAAAAACCGGTCGATGCACAGATCCTCTATACCGGTCGGCCCTTTGTCGACGATCGGCTGCTGGGAAACTGCCTGATCGACCACCACGCGTTGCCAGCACCCGACAAGATTGATGGCAAGTTTGCCGCGCTGGTGGTCAAGCTCGATGGCGTCGAGCTTCTGACAGACTGCATCGGGGCGGGCACGGTCTTCTATGCGCAGGTGGAGGGGTGCCTCTACTTTGGCTCCCATCTGGGTCTGGTCGCCGCAGCGCTGCCGAGCGCGCCCGAGCTCAACGACCTGGGCGTCGCGAGCCAGTTGGCGGGTATCCAGGCCTTCGATGAAACCCACTTTCGCGGGATCTACAGACTGGAGGCGGGCGGTCGTCTGAGCGCCATCCGCAACGCCGACCAGTCGATTGATGTTCGCCAGACCCATGGCGACGGCATTCGCGGTCTGCTCGATATCGACGTCCCACCGCTCACGAGCGCCTCCTTCCGCTCGATGTTGGATAGCGGTGTGGCGCGTGAAGGTTATGACGCCAACTCCATTCTCATGCTGTCCGGTGGACGGGATTCACTCGCACTTGCCCTGGCGCGCGCACCGACACCCACGCGCTGCGCCACGTTTGGTGAACCCAAGTCCATCGACGTGCTGCGCGCAAAAAGAAGAGCCCGACGACTTGGGCTTGAGTTTTCGGCCGTGCCTTTCCAGGACTGGACACTGGAAACCTATCTGGACGAAATCGTGACGCTCAATGCCGGCTGTTCCGGACTGCAGGCGGCCCACAACATGGTTGGCTTCGACTGGGTCGCCGACAAGGCCAACTTGGCGTCCATTGGCTACCTGGGCGACGTCTTCAGGGATTCCCTGTTTGGCGTGCTGGAGAATGGGTCCGACGAAAGCGCGGTCATTCGTGTCATGGCGCTAAGGCTGAACGATCCGATCTTAAAGGACGTCTTCGCGAAGGAGCGTGAGACGCTGTCGGCGTTTATCAGGGACACCTACCGCGATCTCGCGCGCGACGTCGGGCAGCATCGCGCGCTCGCCATGCTGCGTTTGAAATGGCATCAGGCGCGGTGGATATCGATGTCGTTTGACCTCTGCGACTGGTACCTGCCGATTTCCTATCCGCTCGTGCAACGCGACCTCATTGCGGCGTGGCTTCAGTGCGACCTGAATGACCCATCGGATCGAAACCAGTTCAATCTGTCGCTGTCTGAAGCGTTGGCCGAGAATGGCTATCATCCGAACCCGCGCGGCAGCATTCCTGAGAGAGTTCGAAACAAATGTCTCGCCGCGCTCGCCAGGCTGAGCCAAGGCGGGCAAGTCATTCATACGTGTGATTGGCAGGCGATCGTTGAGCGGTCAGAGTTCCGGCCAGAGGCCTATGATTGCGGCCATGAGCGATTGTCGGATTACACGCGGCGTTCGTGGGAAGCCCTGGAAGCACAGGGTTTCCGCACCAATGTAAAGCCGGCCGTCTATACGTCCGCCGCGATCGCTGCGGCCTGCCGGCAGTTCTCACAAAGCGCGAACCAGCCCGCGCTGTCACAGATATCCGCCGCTTGAACGTCGCTCTGGCCGGCTACTTGATCTGCAGGAACGCGCCCTCGCTCAGGTGATCGCCGGGCTGAAGTCCGACGAAGTCTTCCCGCACATTCGCGTCGGCATCGTCGTCCCAAATGCTGTGGCTGCCTGGGGGCAGAGGCCGGTAGAAGGCGTCGTCGCCGAAAAAGCGGAGGACCAGGGTATGACGTTCGGTGCAGTGTGCATCCAACGGCGCACCGCCATGTAGCGCGTGGGGGTGGAAGGCGATGACGTCACCGGGCTCGGACGGGTAGGCAATGACGTCCCAAGCGTCAGCATCGGTGGCGCGGTCGCGCTCGATATCGGGCAGTGGCGTCCATTGGCCGCCATGAAGCGGTTTGGCCGGGTTGTCCGGATCGTCATAAGAACTGCCGTCGTATTGCGGTCCAAGGTGCGAACCGCGCACGACTTCGATCGCGTTGTGCGCGGGCAGAGATTCAAAGCTGATCCACAGATTGCACCACTGTTTGCCGCCATAGGGCGCGTAAGCCGTGTCCTGATGCCAGGGCGTGCGGCCGACGTTCGTGCCGCGTTTCAGGAAGATCTCTTCGGCCGAATACCAGACGTGTTGGCTGTCCAAGATCGCACCGGTGATGTCAGCAAACA
Coding sequences within it:
- a CDS encoding phytanoyl-CoA dioxygenase family protein, with amino-acid sequence MSLGSPTPRVEASSDALRTPREAYSRDGITKLSGVLDEAILTLCRDAFDWSLSHPGAFTKTIYEGTEHEHWADNVNPAARERCRALVTAPVFADITGAILDSQHVWYSAEEIFLKRGTNVGRTPWHQDTAYAPYGGKQWCNLWISFESLPAHNAIEVVRGSHLGPQYDGSSYDDPDNPAKPLHGGQWTPLPDIERDRATDADAWDVIAYPSEPGDVIAFHPHALHGGAPLDAHCTERHTLVLRFFGDDAFYRPLPPGSHSIWDDDADANVREDFVGLQPGDHLSEGAFLQIK
- a CDS encoding antitoxin Xre/MbcA/ParS toxin-binding domain-containing protein, with the protein product MSNISASKLAPRVGANSLRLNPGMSNSLGHQASNRFVEVRTAGSVRGADSRFIYKVSSKNVRTKLEDVEFRLAELERASLKPGSVFADQVFIAHSKNNTWGSGRRQKSTGIVEAFCKICQRWQLDLMSMIMLLHLENVPDLASRILSGEQSVLPGDVEDRMTYVVAISLGLGAVFDDDAAAELDWLTSPREELRGETALSYMLEGTFLNILHVNDFVEELRGLK